In Fibrobacter sp. UWB10, one DNA window encodes the following:
- a CDS encoding adenylosuccinate synthase — MANRVVIGSQWGDEGKAKVVDFLTLDADYIVRFQGGANAGHTVEVGDKKFVFHLIPSGIMHDDKICVIGNGVVLDPVQTLAEIADLHTKGINPEGRLFIADNAHVVLPYHSTLDKAKEKKAGKGAIGTTGRGIGPCYSDKVNRIGVRVGDLMDERELRPRVEAMAKVHNEEFKVMYDVPEIDPEQVIKDYLELGQKIKPFVRDVSAMLYAAVKAGKRLVFEGAQGTILDVDQGTYPFVTSSNTVAGYASCGAGIGPTAIDQVVGVVKAYTTRVGNGPFPTELLDETGETLRKIGNEYGATTGRNRRCGWFDAPVVRKAAVVNGLTHLAITKLDVLDTFDSIKICTHYECDGEKIENFPNQLSKVGRCVPVYEEMPGWKCDTTKCRKLEDLPENARKYLNRMAELVGVKIGMISIGAKRDQSIIVDLD; from the coding sequence ATGGCAAATCGTGTTGTAATCGGTTCCCAATGGGGTGACGAAGGCAAGGCCAAGGTTGTTGATTTTCTGACTCTGGACGCAGACTACATCGTGCGTTTCCAGGGCGGCGCCAATGCAGGCCATACCGTGGAAGTGGGCGACAAGAAGTTCGTGTTCCACCTGATTCCCTCGGGCATTATGCATGATGACAAGATTTGCGTAATCGGTAACGGCGTGGTGCTTGACCCGGTGCAGACTTTGGCAGAAATCGCCGACTTGCACACCAAGGGTATCAACCCGGAAGGTCGCCTGTTCATTGCCGACAACGCACACGTGGTGCTCCCGTACCATTCTACCCTCGATAAGGCCAAGGAAAAGAAGGCTGGCAAGGGCGCTATCGGTACGACTGGCCGCGGCATTGGCCCCTGCTATAGCGACAAGGTGAACCGTATCGGTGTCCGCGTGGGCGACTTGATGGACGAACGCGAACTGCGCCCCCGCGTCGAAGCGATGGCCAAGGTTCACAACGAAGAATTTAAGGTGATGTACGATGTTCCCGAAATTGATCCGGAACAGGTCATCAAGGACTACCTCGAACTCGGTCAGAAGATCAAGCCGTTCGTGCGCGACGTGAGCGCTATGCTCTATGCCGCTGTGAAGGCTGGCAAGCGCTTGGTGTTCGAAGGTGCCCAGGGTACTATTCTCGACGTGGACCAGGGTACTTACCCGTTCGTGACCTCCAGCAATACGGTCGCTGGCTATGCAAGCTGCGGCGCAGGCATTGGCCCGACGGCTATTGACCAGGTGGTGGGTGTCGTGAAGGCTTACACGACTCGCGTGGGTAACGGTCCGTTCCCGACTGAACTTTTGGACGAAACGGGCGAAACGCTTCGTAAGATTGGTAACGAATACGGTGCTACCACGGGCCGTAACCGCCGCTGCGGTTGGTTCGATGCTCCGGTGGTTCGCAAGGCTGCCGTGGTGAATGGTCTCACTCACCTCGCCATTACCAAGCTCGACGTGCTCGATACGTTCGATTCTATCAAGATTTGTACTCACTACGAATGCGATGGTGAAAAGATCGAAAACTTCCCGAACCAGCTTTCGAAGGTCGGCCGCTGCGTGCCGGTTTACGAAGAAATGCCGGGTTGGAAGTGCGATACCACCAAGTGCCGCAAACTCGAAGACCTGCCGGAAAATGCCCGCAAGTACCTGAACCGCATGGCGGAACTCGTGGGTGTGAAGATCGGTATGATTTCGATCGGTGCAAAGCGTGACCAGAGCATCATCGTAGATCTGGACTAA
- a CDS encoding Crp/Fnr family transcriptional regulator — protein sequence MDNNDVCSLLKGVDLFSELTEEQLGLLANLVVVQDFNRDETVVLEGDCSMKALYLIASGTVQVYMTGVDGRETILSFLERGDFFGEMSLIDGEPRSASVRTVTDAQLMIIHREPFLSLIRKTPEIAMCLLSEMCKRLRKANKQIGSLSTMSVSGRVAGTLLNLMEERGMRIHTDNGQMVTVIHNRPTQQQLADMSGTTRETVSRICSMLVKANAIAMTGKDIVIFDETALQEKATKG from the coding sequence ATGGACAACAACGATGTATGCAGCCTTTTGAAAGGCGTAGATCTCTTTTCTGAATTGACAGAAGAACAACTTGGCTTGCTTGCCAACTTGGTTGTTGTCCAGGACTTCAACCGCGATGAAACGGTGGTACTCGAAGGCGACTGCTCGATGAAGGCCTTGTACCTGATTGCATCGGGAACGGTGCAGGTGTACATGACCGGCGTCGATGGTCGCGAAACCATCCTCAGTTTCTTGGAACGCGGTGACTTCTTTGGTGAAATGTCGCTCATCGACGGCGAACCGAGGTCTGCCTCGGTTCGTACCGTGACCGATGCTCAGTTGATGATTATTCATCGCGAGCCGTTCCTTTCCTTGATTCGAAAGACACCTGAAATTGCAATGTGTCTTTTGTCTGAAATGTGCAAGAGACTGCGCAAGGCCAACAAGCAGATTGGTTCCCTTTCTACCATGTCTGTGAGCGGTCGCGTTGCCGGTACTCTCCTGAACTTGATGGAAGAACGCGGTATGCGTATTCATACCGACAACGGTCAAATGGTCACGGTGATTCACAACCGCCCGACCCAGCAGCAGTTGGCCGATATGTCGGGCACCACTCGCGAAACGGTGAGCCGCATTTGTTCGATGCTGGTTAAGGCAAACGCAATTGCCATGACCGGCAAGGACATTGTGATTTTTGACGAGACTGCTTTGCAGGAAAAAGCTACTAAAGGGTAG
- a CDS encoding PASTA domain-containing protein — protein MDKVKNFLNKLLAWAKKAPVVKAIGIWIVLLIVLAFAVDKLIMPIFSGHFASTGEVPNLEGMSEEAAQKALEDAGFKYEWLEEGRYSAQIPAGMVLVQMPAAGRTAKLGRTVKLTRSLGLREVEIPDLRGKSQKQASISLARAGLVQGAIVKGAHQSIPRGVVIRTIPVAGEKVRIGDTVKVVISAGATQGKTALPDFSGELIDNVYIKMETLGFKVGKIKRKKDEEGRQPGTVIETSPKHGDYLPPDSKVNFVIAD, from the coding sequence ATGGATAAAGTAAAGAATTTCTTGAATAAATTGCTCGCGTGGGCCAAGAAAGCTCCGGTAGTGAAGGCAATCGGCATTTGGATTGTGCTTTTGATTGTGCTCGCCTTTGCGGTTGATAAGTTGATCATGCCGATTTTCTCGGGTCATTTTGCCTCGACGGGTGAAGTCCCGAATTTGGAAGGCATGAGCGAAGAAGCTGCCCAGAAAGCTTTGGAAGATGCCGGATTCAAGTACGAATGGCTTGAAGAAGGCCGCTACAGTGCGCAGATTCCTGCCGGCATGGTGCTTGTGCAGATGCCTGCCGCCGGACGTACCGCAAAGCTCGGGCGTACGGTCAAGCTCACGAGAAGCTTGGGCCTTCGCGAAGTGGAAATTCCCGATTTGCGCGGCAAAAGCCAGAAGCAAGCCTCTATTTCGCTTGCTCGCGCAGGCCTTGTCCAGGGTGCGATTGTGAAGGGCGCTCACCAAAGCATTCCGCGCGGCGTCGTGATTCGCACGATTCCGGTGGCTGGCGAAAAAGTTCGCATTGGCGACACGGTGAAGGTCGTGATTTCTGCTGGCGCTACCCAGGGTAAAACTGCTCTTCCGGATTTTAGCGGTGAACTTATTGACAACGTTTACATCAAGATGGAAACGCTTGGCTTTAAAGTTGGAAAGATCAAACGCAAAAAAGACGAAGAAGGCCGTCAGCCTGGAACGGTGATTGAAACTTCGCCGAAGCATGGCGATTACTTGCCGCCCGATTCCAAGGTTAACTTCGTGATTGCGGATTAA